A single Buteo buteo chromosome 17, bButBut1.hap1.1, whole genome shotgun sequence DNA region contains:
- the NFE2 gene encoding transcription factor NF-E2 45 kDa subunit, translating to MGDPESLAALGEGAGRGPPLAPPLGPPLAPPPPGPAEVELTWQEILSLSELQGLDMVADPPFDPSFCPLPPLPPPPPPYTPLQPPPPTSLPPAPFLPPFPSPFPNPPLPTPFPPEPLAHPAAPRGAGGSGGSSRDARRALASALPIGPEAIVNLPVEDFNALLGRARLSGPELALARDIRRRGKNKVAAQKCRRRKLEAIARLQAELGRLGRERERLLRARGQAERALGALRRDLARVSAQVLGALRDGAGNPLPPERFGLCLAPDGGLSLETLGGGE from the exons ATGGGGGACCCCGAG TCGCTGGCGGCTctcggggagggggcggggcggggcccgcCCCTGGCCCCGCCTTTAGGCCCGCccctggccccgcccccgccgggccccgccgaGGTGGAGCTCACGTGGCAGGAGATCCTCTCCCTCAGCGAGCTCCAG GGCCTGGACATGGTGGCAGACCCCCCCTTCGACCCCTCCTTTTGCCCCCTTCCTccgctcccccctcctcctcctccctatacccccctccaacccccccctccaacctccctccccccagccccctttcttccccctttcccttcccctttccccaaTCCCCCCCTACCAACACCCTTCCCACCGGAGCCGCTCGcccacccagccgctccccGAGGAGctggcggcagcggcggcagcagccgGGATgcccgccgggcgctggcgtCGGCGTTACCGATCGGTCCCGAAGCCATCGTCAACCTGCCGGTGGAGGACTTCAACGCGCTGCTGGGACGAGCGCGACTGTCGGGACCGGAGTTGGCGTTGGCGCGGGATATCCGTCGTCGAGGCAAGAACAAAGTGGCGGCGCAAAAATGTCGCCGGAGGAAATTAGAAGCCATCGCTCGGCTCCAGGCGGAATTGGGGAGGTTGGGACGGGAACGGGAACGGCTGCTACGGGCGCGGGGGCAGGCGGAACGGGCGCTGGGTGCCCTGCGCCGAGACTTGGCCCGCGTTTCGGCTCAGGTGCTGGGGGCTCTGAGGGACGGGGCCGGCAACCCACTGCCCCCCGAGCGCTTCGGCTTGTGCCTGGCGCCCGACGGGGGGCTCAGCCTGGAGaccctgggtgggggggagtga